Genomic segment of Nothobranchius furzeri strain GRZ-AD chromosome 12, NfurGRZ-RIMD1, whole genome shotgun sequence:
CTTTACCTATCGGCTATAGCTAGTTTAATGGATAGTTTTAGCAACTTTTTACAGGTTGTAAACAGACTCCTTATTAAATTCAAAACCTATACTCAAATATAAACTACAAATTCAAATCTTTTATACTTACTCAACTAAAAAAGCTCCCCACCAAAAGAGTTACTCAagtaagaagaaaaaaatgtgaaaatggcttaaattaacaaaaataataattaaaaaatacggATATCATTAAATAGCAAATAACTGTTAGCAGAAAGAGCACATTACATGGAACCATCAATTGCCTGCAGAGGGacatctagtggacaaaaataAGAACTTGTTATAAGACTTACAAacttaattacagaaaattgaaCTTTTGGCCTTCATTGAATACACAAGTTAAGTTTTTAGAAATTTGAAAGAATAGCATAAAAATGCACAATATTATCACATTTACATTGAGAATAATGTTATGTTTTATAAAAACTTGAAATTACAGCTttgaaataaaactttatttttccTCTATTTCTCTTTAACCAGACTAGACCCAGATACTGCAGGATTGACCAGAGTGTCCCAGTCCTGGACCGTTTCTTCAACCAGCAAGGTCCGAGACCAGACTTTCATTTGAGCAGGGAGTCCCTTTCAGTGCTGCTGAATCTGCTGAACCAAGATCGGCGTCATGGTTGGGGTGCCACAATTGAGAccctgttgtttcttttctggttggcaagtgaaGCATCTTACAGGGTGGTCTCCAGAGCGTTCGGGATACCTCGTTCGACTGTCCACCGCATCGTCCACAGAGTCACGGAGGAGGTTGTGGCCATTCGCCACCAGGTCATCCACCTTCCAAAAACCCCTGAAGACCTGGAGGTGGTGTCCCAGGGTTTGCAGGGCTGGCACGGCATGGAGCTTTTTTTTAAAGCTGCAGGTGCCATTGACGGCTGCCACATCAGGATCAAGCCTCcaagcggccctgatggtcactGCTACAGGAACAGGAAACTGTTCCCCTCTATCATCCTGCAGGCTGTGTGTGACCATCATGGCCGCTTCATTGACACTTACATGGGCTGGCCGGGTGCGGTGCACGACTCCAGGGTGCTCCGCCACAGCCCGCTGTACAGGCAGTCAGTCTACCCTCCTCCAGGGCGCTTCATCCTCGCAGATGGTGGGTACCCATGCCTGCAAAGCCCACTCCCACTCATCACTCCCTACAAACGTGGGAATCAAGTGGCTGCCCAGCGCTTTAACAGCCATCATTCCAAGGCACGCTCTGTGATAGAGCGTGCCTTGGAATGATGAAAACCAGGTTCAGAGCCATCTTCCTGCAAGCGCTGGAGGTCCACCCCACCTTTGTGCCTCATGTAAGTGTACGAAATGTGGCTTTTCTTATTTCTTTGAAATATAtttcaattaattaatttatgTATTACAGGTTGTTACCGCTTGTGCCATCCTCcacaacatctgcctcagtgctggAGACTTTGTGGCggcggaggatgagcctgaggaggatggtggagatgatgagggggaggctggtttggaggATGTCAGCGGTGCACGCTGGCGGGACCAGCTGTGCTGTGAGGTGTCTGCCCTGGAGGAGGTTCCACTGGACCATGACTACTGTTACCAGGTAACAAATGCATGAatttacgttttttttttaaatagtctAACATTTCACCAATAGCATGTAGATTTTGTATTTATTATCTCCTATTTGTCTATTTATGTTTCAGTCTTGGTCATGTAGCAGCCGTCGACAGCCAGCCCTGCAATccgatggacgatgcagtggacagGCAAGACACATCTTGAAGCTCTTTCTGCAGACCACCCAGTAGGATGCTTCACTTGTCAACCAGAAAAGAGCAGCCACGGGTCTCAGCTCCAGCACTCCATCCATGACATTCATCTGTTCAGCAGATCCAGCAGCCCTGTTAGGGACTTCCTGCTTCAGAGTTGTTGAAACGGTTTTGGAACAGGACACTCAGGCTAATCCTGCACCAAATATGCATTTTACTTTTCTTTGTCAGATATTTCTCTTATTTTGTATGTTTCCCTTCATGATTTTGTGTATATATGTTCAACCATGTTCAAACAAAATAGTTGTAAATAAAAGTATTAAGTTTGATCCATTTCTCCATTATTTTCTCAATTATATTTTTGTTTAATACTTTAAAACATTACAGGTTACAGAAAAGAATCTTGAAGTTCATTTTAATACTGTTTCAAGACATTCTCAATATTTTTATATGTCACTGCAGCTTCCTTTACATGAGTGATACTGGTGCTTTTAACTTAAATAGTTGACCAACAGTCCACTGTGGTGCTTTTAGAGGCAATTCAAATGCACCCACAATAGGCTAaatttgattgtttttttttttttattaaaatgattaaaatcacacacttaaataatgtttttgggactgttggagagctaattcagagaaaacagTTTgcaaagctgagcctgagcaaagatgtgataatagtttttaatactttctaagggcagcctcatgtcctccctgatcagctccagaagctggtcatcgctgtcccttcttctttttcttccaccTGGCTGACTTCCTCCTGGCTGAGCATCTTCATCCTCACTCTCCTCCCTTTCCTCCACTGCTGTACTTGACCCTGGAGTGTCCTCACGGATAGAGGCAATTAGGACAGGCAGACTGGTTGAGGGTCTCTGTCCTAATACCTCATCCATGAGGTCAAACCAGGGCCGAGTAGCAGCAGTGGGCTTCCCACTAaccccctctcctgaccctggatacttgcaatcctagataataaaaaaaatgtcagttTACACAAAtaactacaaacctgtttaagctTTTAAGATTTAGCGTGTATACATGTTATATTTTTCCACACGCATCTACATACtttatattttttctttaaattatcCCCTTTTTTTTCCCTGGAtggccattttctccagaatagtcctaacatgtaagaaaagaaacagaaaagATAGAAGAGGACAACGGTTTATTCctgtcatgttttcgcagaaaaaactaaactcaaacgaaAGTTTTTAGAAGATGAGATGTtgttacgtccagacgcaatatgcgtcatttccggttcttcttgttccggtatcgatgaaaacaacaacatgtttcccagttcggaagagatagcgaccacgtttgtttgcgctttagtttcttcgtcactccaaaagtgtggtgctgtgccgcgactcgccatgttgctcccaacttggtgtttacttccggtgttctggtgcatacaagacgtctcgctactcaaaagaccaagatttcttgcgaacagagcatgtgcagaacaaacgctttgatggggatatcccgatatgcgtttacacgaccaaacattcgggttagaaaagggttaccccaggtgtagtaaccgggtttttaaaaacccggttatgagcatacccggggttttggcggtgtttacatggacctgcggaaccgggttattgtgaatattcgggttttaaaagggttactggctgcatgtaaacgcactgattgtGATGAGGGTCAAATTAGTTTGTCTCATGCTCCATGCGTGACAGTTGTCAGCCGTGTccaagagagcagagcacatctcaacTAGCagaggctaactgttagcattagcaactcctcaacatggcagaactctttcaggctagatttttgtggaaataaaacaaacaaatcctgccgtctgaaactcgactctggctcacttctacttcctgaaacaggcgtgCTAGTGAGACTGACCCTCAAAGCATTCATTTATAACaggcatttcatacacagaggcaatccaGCGTGCTTTTCATTATCAAGAATaacatgaacattaaaatcaacatgacagcacaattaaaatacacgCAGTTAGATTTCAGGTTTAAGAATCAAAAAAGGGCAAAGATAAAAGGCGAGCAGTTACAGCGCAGAAGGTGCGGTATAAAAGATTTTttgttcaaaggctgatgaatacatgaaggttttgAATTTTCATTTAAGAGTTACTGGAGGTGAGGCAGATTTGAGTTcgtaaggaagctgattccatctgtgagcagcgtagtagctaaaagcagcttcaccctgtttggttcggacccggggttctaccagctgactgtggaAACAGAGGCCAAAGCAGacttatttataaaaataaaagtcaatGTGACCTTTAACAGAGTAGAGAGAGATTCTTTATCCATCATTAAAGTTTGTGCTTGTTGCAACAAGAGAGAGGATGCACATTGTGCGAGCATGACTCTAAACATACAGACATGTCCCTCCATCGCGTAGATTCCTCCTTCCCCTCCAAGGAAGGGTACAAGATGAGGGcaaccctatagagctccggaccccacgtgactctcagttagtggacgccattttggcatgcaacaaaggtaaacaaacacggatgtaaccatgaacatgaacgggatccgcttggattttacttcgtcggagtttacttcacactttaaaacagaagaaatcattttatatagtcagaaattaaatagactaaacatctccgacccttaccgtgcccctgggatactttttaaaaacgccagaagctgtcggagcagacttcttaccggcacaacaccagacctggccggggaaaccccttgTGATttacccggccggaggagctggggagaagttctgggactctcgacgagagcccgctccgacagcttctggcgtcggagcgggcttcttaccggcacaacaccagacctgactggggaaccccttgggatttacccggaggagctggctccggcggctggggagagggaagtcacgctactgcccccgcaaccggactccggatacgcggatgaaaatggatggatggacggacaaataacagatttacacgtaagtagtctcggtgagacagataatagcaatccaaagtgctttttatgtgtgatctgacaattgatcaaccattgcttaaaaattaaatacagcttagccggttcattgctgtgatcataaaacacggaaacggcagcacgcagaactcacgaggcaacgttttacgtgatgtttatttgttgctatgagtaataagacagaaaaagccacgccaaaataagcccgctaagaatcgtaataaacgcatttaaaataaacaccacacacagttgaggaaacattggtttaagtacctgatatgaagcggtcgctgcataagcgaaaacctttactctcgggatcccacagtttcattttcgcccggtcactagtgcgttttattacaatgatccaacgtttgcggtgttctggatcttggggaatcctgtagatggctcattccttatgtcgtccgcgtctgttctgcatcctggggcacaacaggaatctaccatatttcccgtttgattgagttttctgacaataacaaatagtccagctgccggcttctgcctgccaaatggcgccgttttgatttgaactgttgcatgctgggagaagtgacgtcaactcccggagctctatacaggcCCAACATAAAAGATGAGTCctatgaccaaataagggtttacaCCTTCTGCACTTCTTGTAGCTGCCACAGCTGATTTACAGATGAACATTTCAGTTTTTAAAGTACAAACCAGCACATTATGATGTTAGTACTTTGTTAGCTTTTctttttttgatggaatttgttttattcttttttttttgctgatcctCAGGAGCGTGTGCGTAATCACAAATACAGAAGTGTTGGGGATTTAGAAAAGGATGTCTACCTTCTCTGTCACAATGCACAGACGTATAACCTGGAAGGATCCCAGGTGAACCCTAAACAGTTTCATTCTTGCATCCTGCAACAATCTGTTGTTGTAATCTTCAACAGCTATGAAAGCTTGAGAAAAGCCCCCGACTGTTTGTCTGAATTTGTTTGTCGACCTCTGCAGATCTACGAGGACTCAATCGTCATCAAATCTGTTTTTGAGAGCGCAAGACTGAGAATTGTCACAGACGAGGAACAGAAAGAGACCGTTAGTGCCAGTCACAGCGATAACGGAGGTGGCGCTGAAGAACGATGTGTTCCATCAGCGGGTGAATGCAGGGGTTTCACCAAAAAAAGGGACAGAAGGACAAACATTTGTTTGACTTTAAACGCACATCTTTCAGATTGATTGCTGGTTATTTTTTACAACATCAAGCTGAAAGCCATAATTGGATGTTTCACACGAGCCTCATCGTTTCCTCTTTTCACGCCCAGAGAATCCATTACCAGTTCAGATAAAGAAGGAGGCTAAGGAGGAGAGGAGCAGAAACATCACGACCAAGAGGCTTCACAGTGATTTAGACAACGACGAGGATCCACAGGACAGCACCACAAAAGATGAGGGCTGAACTGAAAGGCCCACCCTCTTTTATATCCTGTTCATGTTTATTCTCTGCCACATCTGATTTTTCTTTCATAGTTTTTTAAATCAGAGGGGAAAGAAACGAAGGTTCGCACAAAGactgtgtcatgttctgcgggtggaggtggcagaccatgtgtggtggtgggttccggaggcagatgagcaggcagacggatgtaaaaaataaaaagctg
This window contains:
- the LOC129166780 gene encoding uncharacterized protein; the encoded protein is MNMNGIRLDFTSSEFTSHFKTEEIILYSQKLNRLNISDPYRAPGILFKNARSCRSRLLTGTTPDLAGETPCDLPGRRSWGEVLGLSTRARSDSFWRRSGLLTGTTPDLTGEPLGIYPEELAPAAGEREVTLLPPQPDSGYADENGWMDGQITDLHERVRNHKYRSVGDLEKDVYLLCHNAQTYNLEGSQIYEDSIVIKSVFESARLRIVTDEEQKETVSASHSDNGGGAEERCVPSAENPLPVQIKKEAKEERSRNITTKRLHSDLDNDEDPQDSTTKDEG